The following nucleotide sequence is from Primulina tabacum isolate GXHZ01 chromosome 2, ASM2559414v2, whole genome shotgun sequence.
TTCAAAAGCGGTCCTTGGAATGATcttctgtacaaaattttatttaagagaacaaacctgggGGCTTGTCTTTTGATCTTCTGAGCTCGGGCTTTATCCTCAGGGAGCTCATGGTTCGTAATATACGCGATCAGTGGTGTCATCCATGAATCTTCAGGCATGGGTGATGCTTCTTCCTCCGTAGAGAGAACCAGCCGAGTAATATGCAACACCTCCCGGGTATTAACTTCTGATAAAGAAGCAGCCATTTTAGCCAAAGCGTCTGCCTCACTGTTTTCTTCTCGGGGTACttgttcaatactccaatccaTGAAGCTTTTTGCTTGGGCTCGAATGAGCCGTAAATATTTAAGCATCTTGTCATCCTTAGCCTCATAAATGCCCTTTATTTGTTGAGTGATGAGCTGTGAATCAGAATATAGAATAATCCGAGAAGCTCCAACTTCCCGGGCAGCTCAAATACCTGCAAGAACAGCCTCATACTCAGCTTCATTATTGGTTATCCGGGAATCAATTCTTAATGCTAATTTGACCTTTTCTCCCAAGGGAGACACTAATACCACCCCTAATCCGCACCCCACCAGGCTAGATGCCCCATCCACTGATACTTTCCATACCTCCTCCTCACTGGGCTGGATCATTTCAGATAAGAAATCTGACAAAGCCTGTGCTTTAATGGCCACTCGGGGCTTGTACTCGATGTCATATTCACCCAACTCTACTGTCCATTTTATCATTCGCCCGGATACTTCAGAATGAGTCATTATCCTACCCAGAGGACTATTGGTAAGAACAATAACCTGATGTGACAGAAATTAAGGTCTTAGCTTCCGGGCGGTCATGACTAGGGCCAAAGCAATTTTCTCCACTTCGCTATACCGGAGCTCGGGCCCCCTCagagcatggctgacataaTAGACAGGTTTTTGATCAGTTCCTTCCTCTTTTATTAGAACAGAGCTGACAGCATACTCTGTAGCGGACAGGTAGACATATAATTTTTCTCCAGGTTCTGGTTTCACCAACACCGGGAGCCCGGCAAGATGAATTTTCAAGTCCTGGAAGGCCTGTTCACATTTCTCATCACATCCGAATTGCTGGGTCTTCCTTAAGATTTGAAAAAAAGGATAACTCCGGTGTGCTGATCGGGAAATAAATCTGGAAAGGGAAGCAATTCTCCCAGTTAGCATTTGTACCTCCTTGACAGATCGGGGAGATGGCATGCTTAGCACAGATTCGACTTTCTCTTGATTCACCTCGATCCCTCGGTCTGTCACAATGAATCCCAAGAATTTGCCACTCTTCACGCCAAAAATACACTTGGCAGGATTAAGCTTGATTCCATAATGCATGAGAGTCGCAAAAGTTTCTTCTAGATCAGTAATAAAGCTGGCACCCTCTCGGGATTTGGAtagaatatcatccacatagacttTCACATTCCGTCCCAGCTGCTTCTCAAAGACTTTATCCATCAGACGCTGGTAAGTATcccctgcattcttcaacccgaaaggcattacaatataacaaaatgtacctcccgaggtgatgaagctggctttgGCTTGATCTTTTTTAGCCAGAGGGATTTGATGGTACCCCTGGTATGCCTCCATGAAACTTAGCAATTCATAGCCCGAGGTGGAATCCACCAGCTGATCAATCCTGGGCAGAGGATAATGATCTTTGGGGCACGCCTTGTTGAGATCGCGGAAGTCTACACACATGCGCCACCTCCCGGTAGATTTGGGTACCAAGACCACATTCGAAAGCCATGTGGGGAATTGAATTTCCCTAATGTGGTCAGCTTTTAGAAGCTCCTTAATTTGCGCATCAATTACTTTGTCCTTTTCAGGGCCAAAGTGcctctttttttgttttactgGGTGAGATCCCGGGAGGATGTTCAATTGATGTTCTGCTATCAAGGGAAAAATCCCTGTCAACTCCTGTTGGGACCAAGCAAACACatgaatattagtttttaaacaatGAATCAGACTGACCCGAGTGGATATACTGAGATCTCGGGCCACCCGGATTTGCTGGCCTGTTCCGATTTCTACTACTTCTTGTTCTTCTTCTGCCACAAAATGCACCTCTCCTCTCCCCATTGTTCTTTCCCCGTCCACCCTTGCCTTCTTCCCTTCCTTCCTTGTTCTACTCTGATCCGCCCGAACTGCCTCCACATAGCATTTCCGAGAGGATGGTTGATCTCCTCGGACTTCTCCCACCCGAGCTCCTACtggaaattttatcttttggtggTATGTGGATGCTACGGCTCTCAATTCGTTCATAGCCGGTCTCcccaaaatgatattatatgatgacgGGGAATCCACTACGGTGAATGAAGTCATCACCGTCCTCTTAAGATCCTGAGAACCCAAGGTTGATGGCAACATGATCTCCCCTTCCGAGTAAACCATATGGCCAGCAAAACCAAAGAGGGCAGTCTCCACAGCCTCTAGGTGGTAgccctgcaaatccatctgtacaaagacatctttaaaaattacatttacagaGCTGCCTGAGTCCACAAAGACCCGTAGAATATCATAATTCGCCACTCGGGCTTGGATCACCAGGGCGTCGTTGTGGGGCAGACTCACCCCTCTCAAATCTTCCGGGCCAAAACTAATGATCGCCTCATTCCATCTTGCTCCTTCTACCTCCAAACATTCCCTCCTACTTCTCCCCTTCCTCGCCCGGTTAGAATCTCCATCAGTAGAGCCTcctaatatcattttgatcattccTGTGGCAGGGGGCGAATTCTTTTTTCTCTCGGGCTCAGGCTCCCTTCTTCTACTGGGCTCAATCCTCGGGATATTCCTCACACTTCCTCCTCGGGCGCTGGATCCTAGTGGCCGAGATGTCCAAGGTGGCACTCTCGGCCTCTGGCTATTGTTACTGGGTCCCGGGATGGAGGATGAGGCATAATTCCCCTTTAGTGCCTTGCAGTTTTCAGTGTTATGGTGGCATACTTTGTGAAAAGAGCAAAATCCACTTTTTTCTGGCCGGGATAACTGATGATCCGGGGCCAAATCTCTGCTGCACTCCTGCACTTCCCTCTCCCGAGCAATTTTTAGAGGCACGTGGTGAGAAAAGTGCCCTCTATTGCCTCTTTTCTGTCCCCTCTCCTCGGGCTTAGACATCCGGTCTCCTTTTTCTTTTCTCACAGAGTCCCTCTTTTGTTTCTGGGCTTCCTccatattgatatatttttctgctCGCGACAATAGATCCTCGAAATCTCCCGGCACCTTCTTAGTAAGTGACTTGAAGAACTCACCCTCTCTCAAACCCTGGGTGAATGCAGTAGTCTTCGTTTCAGTGGCACAAGTAGGGACGTCTAGGGCCACTCTGTTGAATCTTCTGATATAGGCCCTTAAACTCTCTTCTGGGTTCTGCTTAACTTCAAAAAGGCTAAAAGCAGTCTTTTTGTACTTTTTACTGCTGCTAAAATGGTGTAAAAACACCTTCTGAAAGTCTTCAAAGGAACTGATACTTTGGGAAGTCAAGCCTTCGAACCACCTCTGAGCTGAATCCACCAGTGTTGTTAGGAACACTTTGCACTTGTTTCTATcagtgtaacagtgcaacatggccatattttcaaacctGGCCAGGTGTTCCTCCGGGTCTGCATTgccatcatagtctttcaccttCGCAGATTTGAAATTTCCAGGAAGAGGCTCCCGGACGATGATATCAGAAAACGGGCATCCTCTCGGGACTGCCCGGGCAACGCTCCGTCTTTCCAACTGTCCTTCCAAGACCTTCATCTTCTGCCTTAATTCCATCAATTCCTCTGCCACAGTAGGAGATTTGGACCCAGCACTGGATCCCTCGTCTTCTCCTACCATCTCGTTATCCTTCCTTCCCTGCCcctgctcctgctcctgctcaAGTCCCTGATCACGTCCCTGTTTATCACCGGGTGGTGTGACAGGGTGAGAGACCTCCTTCCTGGCCATAGCTAGCAAAACGGCATCGGCCATCATTTTCTTTAACTCTTCAGGGGTCAGGGTAATGAGGTTTGTTCCAATGTTATTAACATCAGCTTGTCTTGAAGTTTGCCCCCCATCACCCTGGGCGTGAGAATTACCCTGGTTGGTTCTTCTCgtacgagccatatcaacgtctcgAACTCAGtgttttcccacagacggcgccaatgatgtgatctcgttaaaataggtgagccgggtacggggcttcaacggaccaaatcaataatttataatgtttgggaatttgagtgaagataatggcttggatcaacacctgtaaacaagaaagtaactcgtgaatgggcgccggaaggatgtccggcgtggccactccgatgcttaagtcagcaggcttttttatgaacacaagcaatatttgaagggaaatatgtaagtgcttttAGTTCAAAGATTTCCGAATGTTTAAATGAcactaatacctgctatttatagtagaaaatagggtaggtacctcgattcttgtgccacctactaagtatggcaagtcggctgcccatacttgtagcttctgatgacttctaggacacCCCAAGCCCAAGTGGTTCTGACGGATTAGGCTGCCTGTAtcgatcacactcgagtgtggtgcaattctcgaggtggcctggGTAGTTGGTTAACTGGGTACCTGTATGAGAAACAGGGTGGAGAAGAAGTGCCCGGGCAGCTGTCTTCTGATCCGGGCTATTCAACCGATAACCcgggtcatcattaacccgGAAATGGGTCACCATTATCCCGGACCCTTATAAGGGATATCAACCCCTTTTAAGGGCTCAGGAAATCGAGCCACGCTGTTCAATGTTGTTGGCCAACCATTGAAATTTCCCGAAACTCCACAAGTTAATCTTTTGGTCCATGATCTTATACGAGGGCTACTTGTGAAGGAGCCACACAAGCGAATGTGCTATCGAAATAAAACAGCATACTTTGTTTGAGGGCGTGAACTGGGCACTGGTCAGAAGTGCCTTGCCTCCTTCTATTCCGAAACCTGTCGATTTTACTCAGTTTGCGTGCAAAGATTCGGCTAATTCGGACAAGAagattgatgatattgaaaatgATAGGAACAGAGGCAGCTCGACATATTCTTATTAAGTTGATTTTGAATATTTCTGAGCCAAAGAATCTTGATTTTATTGGTGACGAGTGTATGTGTCGTAATGTGGAGAGTATTGTATGATGACACACATATTCTATTGGAACATATGATTTCACCTGGCTAATATCTGCATTAATCCTAGTTTTAGTATCCCTTTTTTTTCTCTGTTTTGTGCGTGAAAGACACATCCAAGttaaatacatttaaaattaatttattacatggataaagaaaaatttattatatacgATGTTTCATGTATACATATAAAATCTGATCTGAATGACAAAAGGAAACCATCGTAAAATTTTCAGATCAAATTTTTGTGTACTTCAATATTATcttttataaaacatataagcTACAAATAACTTTATGTTGGGATCGATTTGggggatcatcgttgagctacaatagctcggttcttgaaatattgaacaccgataaaTTATATCGAGTTTGAAATTAAATCAAGTggaaacactcgaaataatccttcgttaagaaaaatGATCAGTTAAAGCTTTTAATCTCGTGTAAATAATTAACTGAAGATAAGGGAGATCATTTCTAgcatgtatcagttcagttatgtaagAACTGAACTatagaacccgaaaaatcagattacgtataagccatgcataattgctattatttaaattcaaaatgatttttttatatatatatgaaatgtttatgtcattttaaaattttttgagtcatgattatttattttaaacgcaggagtttagtttttatctttCTGGATAAATACGCGAGACCGGACCAGAGTTAGGAGATTGGAAATAAGATtaatataagaaaatattcataaatttaatttaagacaaggaataatttattttattgactaagaatgtttttaagatttattaaattaattggagttaagttattaaataagttcttttatgtccaaGATTTagttaaaagcctaaattaaaatgtgtaaccaattgggataaatcaatctaggcctaatatattcaagaaattataacctaacattttaataataaatttaaggaccaagtcatgccatgcaagaaattttatcctaatttaatttattaatttactaaaatacataatgggtgtttaaaactttaagaattcaaaatacaatatttaagcaatattttacctTACATTTAGACAACAAATTTTGGTCATCACCCACCTAATTTCCCTCAACCCACCAATCTAGCATATTAACCCTTTCAATTCATGTAGCAAGAATAGAAACAATAGATTTACCAATCAAACTCCTCATTGGTAACCGTCACCTTCATTACCTAGCCTTTTCCCCCACCCTTACCTTCGAAATTTTCAGAGAAAACAGCAGCAAGAATCGTGAGCTAGCAGCaggaaataagagagaaaagaaactccgactccgccgcgccgtgttcgtcgtattgctttgttttattcaaaacaaattttccaagcatgtatatatggtttattccctcttcaatcaagtcctatagatatttttaaaccattatatgttcatgattCAAGGAGCAAAcccaaaatgacagcaacttgcgAAAGAATTCTGTGCAGACCCCCCCCCTCCCCCCCCGGCCATTTGCTTTGTAACTCACGGTTTGGTTTGTTATGTTGGTCACAGGAAGTTGGTCGGTCCCAGGCACTCCatgctgcatctagacatgaattagagtgtgttaggacATTGTTGGTTCATGGATTTAAGCCCATGCACTCAGGTTAAAGACTTGACAGCAAACGTTCCCATAGATGCAAGTTTGAGTCACGATTTTTATGTTTGGGGTCTAAGGTGAAAGTTCGAACCTTGGTTGGCCCCGAGGCCTGTAACCATGGctagaaccctcccttagcatgtctaggacgttaCCAAGACAGTCTTTCAGggcttggttcacggatccatcAAAATTTTTACAACAACAAAACAAAGGCCCATCGGTTTTCATTTCTGGTTGGGTGAGTGAGTTTCGGTGTTGAGGTGTTTgggtggattgtggttggcttctagccaaAAACTATgattcacacaatacctcattaTGTCAAAGTCtagccatggtcaatcatatggccactggaacgacacaagacagtCAAACGATGCAACACATCATACTATGCAGAATttggtgctctcggttggaGCTTTGGGTTGTCATAGGTgtttgcttgggttgtggttagcctagtgcccttagccatggttcaaaccatgccttaggatgttggtaagagactctggtcggtggttcaaccccaatggccatttgttttataaattaaaCACCACTTACACAGTTGCTGCCACTACGTTTTGACAGAAGTAGTGCTTCGGTTCAGGGGCCTTGTTTGAGTCTTTGAttggattttagcctatggccttggactggacagtaccccaATGAGTTATGAAGGTCATGCTTTTggtcgtttgtgatttggttgagtttagagttcgtacgagaatttatggtgcaatgtgccaaagtgactctcgaaagagggttccatgattttggcctccattcactatttttcgtgtattacagttATTACggatattatttcattattttaggtgtattttaatcatggctaaacaatggttcaatgttggttcgaGTTGGTATGGAGCCATGGTTGGAAGATAGGTTGTTGGTCTcgtttgtctcgtttttggggCGAGTatgaagtttttgtcaagttgagattatttgcatgtgtctcatTTTAGGATTAGGTCgtagcaagcctgggaacgatccaactcatccggtaaaaacatGGTTATAATCATATTACGTACATAaagtataaaatatttattttgagatatatgtgatatgtcttgtggccacctcacgcttatgggatctcttcacccggtgacttacgatcggtttacgattatgtatgggtacggacatccagtccaagggctgtggtgatctctaccgcccagtatactgtggtttagtctgaccagacgttcatgttatgttacgggccacttgcgttgaaacattatctctaccagaaaaatctCGATATGGCAttttatgacagagctctatcgagcaaatcttttacgtacgattttcagatatgcacatATTCATATTTACCCATGACACGATTTTTACGTTACACTTTACGACTCGATATTTTACGTTGcatacgattttatgatatatttacttgttattcacgatatatgcatgttgagtctttagactcactagacttgattgttgtaggtactgatgaggccgagactgagggcgggaactagtgagctagcttgggtcagcagtagtaggaacccgaggacctcatgtttcagtttatgcactttttatactcaaactcagtttttaatatgttggattatttttaagttgttgtttcgaaatacaatatttacttccgctgttattttaaagttaaaactaTTTAcggatttattttatgaatgagacaagttatttatttatttaaagagaaaaattttaaaaaaattcctcgaaatatgaatacgaattacgggcctttacagttggtatcagagcctatgctcttgtaaagggttgtactactactgatctcgagaaacTCATGAAGTCAaatcttcggtctgtaagttttacgtttacgcattttgtttaaagcatgaaatattttaacaacatgttttcgtgaaatattttatgttcagattatgattatgcagtatttatttaaatttatagaaataatagaattatgcatgttggttacgtgtggGTTATGCATGGAATAGTATGTCTCTTAGATGCATTAATGATCGCACTAGAGATGAggagcatcgtcatgaggacggtgaggatctTAGGTAGGAAAGAGAGTTACCGTCACCCCTGCCGccggacatgaacgcccagatgttagcggggatgactcagttcttcgcacagtttgcagggaacaatgctgtggtaGCCAGGCAGACGGGGCCTGAGGCCATttgtgagcggttcatgaagatgaggccgaaggagttctcagggacgacagatcctttggttgccgagggctggattaagtcccttgaggttatcttcgTATTTATGGGGCTTGGAGATGAGGATAGGGTTCGTTGTGCAacctatctgtttggaggagatGCTCGCCTGtagtgggaaggagcatctgtaGCCTTGGATTTGACTACTCTGAGCTGGACacactttacagaggtattctactctaaatattttacagacgaggtgcgttccagattgaccagggagttcatgaccctgaggcatggtgacatgactgttacggagtttatctgtaagtttgagaggggttgccattttgtaccactgattgcaaatgatgctggagccaagttgaggcaatttatggatggtctacagccgatcttgcgccgtgatgttagggtggctggccctactacctatgatgtcgaTGTCTCCAGAGccctagctgcagagcaggatcagaatgATATCGAGAGCGATCGCCATGGTAAGCGACCATTTCAGGCGCCGCACCGCCCTTCTCAGCAGCAACATCAGAGTAAGAAGCCTTTCCATGGCCCATCCAAGAgcagaggacagcagcagcaaGGAGGTGTAGTCCCGAGGTCACTcggagtatccagtctgtgccaagtgcacacgccgccatacTGGAGTTTGCAGGTATGGTTCCGGGAAGTGCTAAAAGTGTGGTAGTCCTAACCACttactgaagaattgccctcaggggagtctacctacccaaggcagagtttttgctctccacgTCGCGGAGACAAACCCGAAAACGATGctcttgacaggtatcttaaagtTTTAAGCTTGTATttgagatttaatgttttgaGAGTTTGggttaaaaaaattttgaacttagaatttgtgataggattgcatgttctaatcagtgttagtTTCAGGAATTTAgattagaagaactttgaccttcgcatgtctataagtttagttcttgtaactattgggttcagcATGATGTttcaacctttcagggagaatttttatagctggtttAGCTAcaaatgccttgatagatttaggggctactcattcattcatttcttcctcaaggtcaagaccattgggctagatatagcgtATTCGGTAGTACTGtcttctggagaggagctgacagctactaatgtgatccgagacatagacctcgaacttcatggtaatcttgtttatacggatcttatcgtattgccgatgccagaatttgatatcattctgggtatggactggctattaaggaacagagttttgattgacttccagcggagatatgttctagtccgaccgcttgggagagagcatttcttattcgaaccagacaggtactttcattTACCGCGTATAATATCTTGTGCCCatgctaggaagctcatgcatagagggtgtcgagcgTTTCTAGCGAtttttgtatctgttcccgaaaCACCCAGTCAGccagcctccgatgtcccaattgtcagagactttctagacgtttttcttgatgacgtctctggtatgccacttgtgcgagaggtggagttctctattgaacttatgccaggtaccgcaccgatctcaaaagcactgTACCGTTTAGCACCGACAGAAATGGCAGAACTCAATAAGCAAatccaggaacttcttgacaaggaattcattcgtcCAAGTTTTTggccatggggcgcgccagtcttatttgtgaagaagaagaattgtttgatgaggctctgcattgattaccggaaATTGAACAGAgtcacagtgaagaacaaatatccacttccgaggattgaagatttatttgatcagttgcacggagcttcagtattctcaaatattgatctgcgttccggttatcaccagttgagggtgaaagacgccgatattctcaagactgcttttaggactcctTATggacacttcgagttccttgtgatgccgttcggtttgacgaatgcgccagtgatcttcatggatctcatgaatcgcgtatttcagccgtatcttgatcagctcgtgatagtattcatagacaacatcctcgtctactcaaagaatcaagaggatcacagcagacatctgaccgcagtattgcagaccttacaaaagcacaagctattcgcgaagttcagtaagtgcgagttctggttagagaaggtggtgttcttaggccacgtcgtttctagcagcggtattgaggtagacccagcgaaagttgcagcagtcagagattgggttgtgccgcaaaatgcatcagagatccgtagtttccttgggctagcaggatattatcggatgtttattcagggattctcctctatcttagttccactcacatcgttgacaaagaagaatgccaagtacgtgtggagcgatgagtgtcagaagagcttcgattctttgaagcaagctcttatttcagcgccagtgttggccatgccgtcggggcccggagattttgttttgtataccgatgcttcgaagctcggtttaggcgcagtgttgatgcagcatgggaaagtgatagcatatgcttctcgtcagttgaaaatccatgagaagaattaacCTACTCACGacctagagttggcagccgtagtatttgccctgaagatttggaggcattatttgtacggagagaagtaccagatctttaccgaccataatagcctcaaatatttctttacgcagaaagatttgaatatgcgtcagaggcattggttggagctagtgaaggactatgattgtgacattagctaccaccctggcaaagctaatgtagttgcggatgcgttgagcaggaaagtcgcagtgatggctcctTTGGTGATTCcaagacctcttcagtttgagatacagaggtttgatctagagacatatcctcgaggtagagttccccgtttatctactttgacgattcagtcttcacTTCTAGACCATATTCGCAGTggacagctatcagacgagcagttggcaaactggaggcagagagatgaggccaaggacagtatcttgtatacagtgagcgacggtattgtgagatatcgagacagaatgtgggttcctagcagcgattctattcaaGCGGATAttttatctgaggcccatatgtcgccatactctattcatccagggagtacgaagatgtacaaagatctgcagttgttgtattggtggcccgggatgaagaaagatatcagacgttttgtatccgagtgtctaacgtgtcagctagtgaaagcgaaATATCAGAGACCaccaggtatgctcaagcctctccctattctcgagtggaagtgggagaatattaccatggacttcgttgtcggtttgccgaagtcagctagagggtcaaatgctatctgggtgattgttgatcatcttagaaatcagcgcacttcttgcctgtTAAGATgaatttcaccatgattcagtatgcagagttgtatatccaagagatagtcagatttcatggtattcccgtttctatagtgtctgaccgagatcctagattcacttcctccttttggaagagtttgcattcagttatgggtacgaagttgttgtttagcacagcctTCCATCCCCAGACggatggtcaatcagagagagttatccagattctttaggatcttctccgtgcatgtgtcatcgatttctcaagGAGTTGAGAgtcgaagttgccattggtggagttcacctataacaacagttttcagttgtctataggtatggctccatatgaagcactgtacggtcgtaagtgtagatcgcctattcattgggatgaagtaggggagagatcagaattgGGTTCGGAGTCAAGATccatgataggatgaggactactcagagtcgacagaagagttatgcagatcagaggaggagagatctagagtttgccgttggcgaccatgttttcgtgaagatagcacctatgaaaggtatCATGCAGTTCGGGAAAAAatgaaagctcagtccgagattcatcggaccatttgagatcctcgacagggttgggacgttagcaTATCGTGTTTCTCTTCCGCCGAatttggccggagtacacaacgtgtttcacgtctctatgttgaggaaatacatggcgaatccttcgcatgtcttgaacttcgaatcgttgcagctcactccgaacttgtcttgtgaagaaagaccagtgcaaatcttagacagacaggagaaaaagctacggaacaaactggtgaagctagtgaaggtcaaatggcttaatcattcggaggaagaagctacgtggGCTAGCAGCaggaaataagagagaaaagaaactcCGAATCCGCCGCGCAGTGTTCGTCGTATTGctttgttttattcaaaacaaattttttaggcatgtatatatggtttattCCCTCTttaatcaagtcctatagatatttttaaaccactaTATGTTCATGATTCAAGGAGCAAAcccaaaatgacagcaacttgcgAAGGAATTCTGTGCAGACCCCCCCCCCCTCGGCCATTTGCTTTGTAACTCACGGTTTGGTTTGTTTTGTTGGTTACAGGAAGTTGGTCAGTCCCAGGCACTCTAGGCTGCATCTATACATgaat
It contains:
- the LOC142537719 gene encoding uncharacterized protein LOC142537719: MARTRRTNQGNSHAQGDGGQTSRQADVNNIGTNLITLTPEELKKMMADAVLLAMARKEVSHPVTPPGDKQGRDQGLEQEQEQGQGRKDNEMVGEDEGSSAGSKSPTVAEELMELRQKMKVLEGQLERRSVARAVPRGCPFSDIIVREPLPGNFKSAKVKDYDGNADPEEHLARFENMAMLHCYTDRNKCKVFLTTLVDSAQRWFEGLTSQSISSFEDFQKVFLHHFSSSKKYKKTAFSLFEVKQNPEESLRAYIRRFNRVALDVPTCATETKTTAFTQGLREGEFFKSLTKKVPGDFEDLLSRAEKYINMEEAQKQKRDSVRKEKGDRMSKPEERGQKRGNRGHFSHHVPLKIAREREVQECSRDLAPDHQLSRPEKSGFCSFHKVCHHNTENCKALKGNYASSSIPGPSNNSQRPRVPPWTSRPLGSSARGGSVRNIPRIEPSRRREPEPERKKNSPPATGMIKMILGGSTDGDSNRARKGRSRRECLEVEGARWNEAIISFGPEDLRGMDLQGYHLEAVETALFGFAGHMVYSEGEIMLPSTLGSQDLKRTVMTSFTVVDSPSSYNIILGRPAMNELRAVASTYHQKIKFPVGARVGEVRGDQPSSRKCYVEAVRADQSRTRKEGKKARVDGERTMGRGEVHFVAEEEQEVVEIGTGQQIRVARDLSISTRELTGIFPLIAEHQLNILPGSHPVKQKKRHFGPEKDKVIDAQIKELLKADHIREIQFPTWLSNVVLVPKSTGRWRMCVDFRDLNKACPKDHYPLPRIDQLVDSTSGYELLSFMENAGDTYQRLMDKVFEKQLGRNVKVYVDDILSKSREGASFITDLEETFATLMHYGIKLNPAKCIFGVKSGKFLGFIVTDRGIEVNQEKVESVLSMPSPRSVKEVQMLTGRIASLSRFISRSAHRSYPFFQILRKTQQFGCDEKCEQAFQDLKIHLAGLPVLVKPEPGEKLYVYLSATEYAVSSVLIKEEGTDQKPVYYVSHALRGPELRPLGRIMTHSEVSGRMIKWTVELGEYDIEYKPRVAIKAQALSDFLSEMIQPSEEELITQQIKGIYEAKDDKMLKYLRLIRAQAKSFMDWSIEQVPREENSEADALAKMAASLSEVNTREVLHITRLVLSTEEEASPMPEDSWMTPLIAYITNHELPEDKARAQKIKRQAPRFVLLNKILYRRSFQGPLLKCLNEKEVDYVLREIHEGCCAEHLGGMSLTRKTMLAGFWWPTLKQDSARLVQICEGCQHHSNFSYSPATLMKPIWASCPFDQWGMDIVGPFPVARAQKKFLLVAVDYFSKWVEAEPLAKITEQEVLKFLWKNILCRFGVPRRIISDNGRQFQGKGITSWCQEMKITQSFTSVAYPQANGQTEVVNRVIVQALKARLQGKGKDWVEELPSVIWA